From a single Streptomyces rubradiris genomic region:
- a CDS encoding ABC transporter substrate-binding protein, which produces MRRTAITAAVAALALTTGCGAADMTKQASPFANARGAKTVTLSVQSWVGAQADAAVAQYILEHKLGYRVDTVQVDEVPAWDALSQGRVDALLEDWGHPEQEERYVRRKGTVVSGGGLGVTGHIGWFVPTYLAKRHPDVTDWRNLDKYAPLFRTAESGGKGQLMDGSPSYVTNDKALVKNLGLDYQVVFAGSEAAQITQIKRFAKEKKPFLTYWYAPQWLFEKVPMTEVRLPPHKEGCDADPDKVACGYPHTPLKKYLNADFAKSGGAAAAFLKKFRWTTEDQNEVSLMIAEQKLSPAEAAKKWVDSHPSVWKKWLS; this is translated from the coding sequence ATGCGCCGTACCGCGATCACGGCCGCCGTGGCCGCCCTGGCCCTGACCACCGGCTGCGGCGCCGCCGACATGACCAAGCAGGCCAGCCCGTTCGCCAACGCCCGGGGCGCGAAGACGGTCACCCTGTCCGTGCAGTCCTGGGTGGGCGCGCAGGCCGACGCCGCCGTCGCCCAGTACATCCTGGAGCACAAGCTCGGCTACCGCGTCGACACCGTCCAGGTCGACGAGGTGCCCGCCTGGGACGCGCTCAGCCAGGGCCGGGTCGACGCCCTGCTGGAGGACTGGGGCCACCCGGAGCAGGAGGAGCGCTACGTCCGCCGGAAGGGGACGGTCGTCTCCGGCGGCGGCCTCGGGGTGACCGGTCACATCGGCTGGTTCGTGCCGACGTACCTCGCGAAGCGGCACCCGGACGTCACCGACTGGCGGAACCTCGACAAGTACGCCCCGCTGTTCCGCACCGCGGAGAGCGGCGGCAAGGGACAGCTGATGGACGGCTCCCCGTCCTACGTCACCAACGACAAGGCCCTGGTGAAGAACCTGGGACTGGACTACCAGGTCGTCTTCGCCGGCTCCGAGGCCGCGCAGATCACCCAGATCAAACGGTTCGCCAAGGAGAAGAAGCCCTTCCTGACGTACTGGTACGCACCCCAGTGGCTGTTCGAGAAGGTGCCGATGACGGAGGTGAGGCTGCCGCCGCACAAGGAAGGCTGCGACGCGGACCCGGACAAGGTCGCCTGCGGCTACCCGCACACCCCGCTGAAGAAGTACCTCAACGCGGACTTCGCGAAGTCCGGCGGCGCGGCGGCGGCCTTCCTGAAGAAGTTCCGGTGGACCACCGAGGACCAGAACGAGGTGTCCCTGATGATCGCCGAACAGAAGCTCTCCCCGGCCGAGGCGGCGAAGAAGTGGGTGGACAGCCACCCGTCCGTGTGGAAGAAGTGGCTGTCCTGA
- a CDS encoding ABC transporter permease, translating into MATLSLPSARTKTPRLLRNRAAAKLLLLALLTAVLLPVLNRWGNGTWPHALTVSLDKPLASASDWVIDNRDSHPLFLYFFGHLSNAVVIAVRAVYLTLLTAGWAGVTVFGALLAWRLAGLRLAAGTALAFLACGALGMWVPTMQTLALMVVAVLASVAVGALLGLAAGLSDRLDRALRPVLDTMQVLPAFAYLLPVVLVFGIGVPAAVLATVVYAAPPMARLTALGLRGADPEVLEAVESLGATRRQRLLTARLPLARQELLLGLNQTIMMALSMAVIAAVIGAGGLGDRVYQALASVDVGAALAAGIPLVLLAIVLDRLTSAAGDGTARPRAGGRPRLIAWALTLAGTVAAALAARLLGATEWPAGRTLDIAGPVNRAVDWMTDHLYSGVPVVGGTADWAGHFTTWVLDPVRAGLQGMPWWSVLLVVAALAWPIGTWRTALTAVLAMAATGVLGVWEPSLDTLSQVLAAVAVTLVLGLATGIAAARSARVDRALRPVLDVFQTMPQFVYLIPVVALFGVGRAPAVAAAVVYALPAVVRITAQGLRQVDEAALESARSLGATGRQQLWQVQLPLARRALLLAVNQGVVLVLAVVIIGGLVGGGALGYDVAFGLAQGDLATGLVAGAAIVCLGLMLDRVTQPARHRAGKGA; encoded by the coding sequence ATGGCAACGCTCAGCCTCCCGTCCGCCCGGACCAAGACCCCCCGCCTGCTCAGGAACCGGGCCGCCGCCAAACTCCTCCTGCTCGCCCTGCTGACCGCCGTCCTCCTCCCCGTGCTGAACCGCTGGGGCAACGGCACCTGGCCGCACGCCCTGACCGTCAGCCTGGACAAGCCCCTCGCCTCCGCCAGCGACTGGGTCATCGACAACCGGGACAGCCACCCCCTGTTCCTGTACTTCTTCGGCCACCTCAGCAACGCGGTCGTCATCGCCGTACGCGCCGTCTACCTCACCCTCCTCACGGCGGGCTGGGCCGGCGTCACGGTCTTCGGCGCCCTGCTCGCCTGGCGCCTCGCCGGTCTCCGCCTGGCCGCCGGCACGGCCCTCGCCTTCCTGGCCTGCGGGGCCCTCGGCATGTGGGTGCCGACCATGCAGACCCTCGCCCTGATGGTCGTGGCGGTCCTCGCCTCCGTCGCCGTCGGCGCGCTCCTCGGCCTCGCCGCGGGCCTCTCCGACCGGCTGGACCGCGCGCTGCGCCCGGTCCTGGACACCATGCAGGTGCTCCCGGCCTTCGCCTACCTCCTCCCCGTCGTCCTGGTCTTCGGCATCGGCGTGCCCGCGGCCGTCCTCGCCACCGTCGTCTACGCCGCCCCGCCGATGGCCCGCCTCACCGCGCTCGGCCTGCGCGGAGCCGACCCCGAAGTCCTGGAGGCCGTGGAGTCGCTCGGCGCGACCCGCCGCCAGCGGCTGCTGACCGCCCGCCTCCCGCTGGCCCGCCAAGAGCTGCTGCTCGGCCTCAACCAGACGATCATGATGGCGCTGTCCATGGCCGTCATCGCCGCCGTCATCGGCGCCGGCGGCCTCGGCGACCGCGTCTACCAGGCGCTGGCCTCGGTCGACGTCGGCGCGGCCCTCGCCGCCGGCATCCCCCTGGTGCTGCTCGCGATCGTGCTGGACCGGCTCACCTCAGCGGCGGGCGACGGCACCGCCCGCCCCCGGGCCGGTGGCCGGCCGAGGCTGATCGCCTGGGCCCTCACCCTGGCCGGCACCGTCGCCGCCGCCCTCGCCGCCCGGCTGCTCGGCGCCACCGAATGGCCCGCCGGCCGGACCCTGGACATCGCCGGGCCGGTCAACCGGGCCGTCGACTGGATGACCGATCACCTGTACTCCGGCGTCCCGGTCGTCGGCGGCACCGCCGACTGGGCGGGGCACTTCACCACCTGGGTCCTGGACCCGGTCCGCGCCGGACTGCAAGGGATGCCCTGGTGGTCGGTGCTGCTCGTGGTCGCCGCCCTGGCCTGGCCGATCGGCACCTGGCGCACCGCGCTGACCGCCGTCCTCGCCATGGCCGCGACCGGCGTGCTCGGCGTGTGGGAGCCGTCGCTCGACACCCTCTCCCAGGTGCTGGCCGCCGTCGCCGTCACCCTCGTCCTGGGCCTGGCCACCGGCATCGCCGCGGCCCGCAGCGCCCGCGTCGACCGCGCCCTGCGCCCGGTCCTGGACGTCTTCCAGACCATGCCGCAGTTCGTGTACCTGATCCCGGTCGTCGCCCTGTTCGGCGTCGGCCGCGCCCCCGCCGTCGCCGCGGCCGTCGTCTACGCCCTCCCGGCCGTCGTCCGGATCACCGCGCAGGGCCTGCGCCAGGTCGACGAGGCCGCGCTGGAGTCCGCGCGCTCGCTCGGCGCGACCGGACGGCAGCAGCTGTGGCAGGTGCAGCTCCCGCTGGCCCGGCGCGCGCTGCTGCTCGCCGTCAACCAGGGCGTGGTCCTGGTCCTCGCCGTCGTCATCATCGGCGGTCTGGTCGGCGGCGGCGCCCTCGGCTACGACGTCGCCTTCGGCCTCGCCCAGGGCGACCTGGCCACCGGCCTGGTGGCCGGCGCCGCCATCGTCTGCCTGGGCCTGATGCTCGACCGGGTGACCCAGCCGGCCCGGCACCGCGCGGGGAAGGGAGCCTGA
- a CDS encoding quaternary amine ABC transporter ATP-binding protein (Members of the family are the ATP-binding subunit of ABC transporters for substrates such as betaine, L-proline or other amino acids, choline, carnitine, etc. The substrate specificity is best determined from the substrate-binding subunit, rather than this subunit, as it interacts with the permease subunit and not with substrate directly.), whose translation MTLTVPTRKPPTTAEPVFSVSGLWKVFGPKPERVPADPELSALAPAELRSRTGCTAAVRDVSFDVRKGEVFVVMGLSGSGKSTLVRCLTRLIEPTAGTIAIDGEDVRAMDRARLRELRRHRAAMVFQHFGLLPHRTVLDNVAYGLEIQGVGRSERRERAAEFVAKVGLAGMEKRRPGQLSGGQRQRVGLARALVVDPEVLLFDEPFSALDPLIRRDMQDEVARLHREEGRTMVFITHDLSEALKLGDRIALMRDGRVVQLGTPEEIVGAPADDYVREFVRDVPREQVLTCRTAMRPACAEDAAHGPALRPEATVAEAIEAVARAGAPARVMDQGRCLGVIDHDRLLGVVAGVTPEAPAGTAPAATAVGDAPAPAGTSTAPAMTAGDAPTPAAGTRTAGNAPAPAPAAESAPATRETAPGEHRPAPGGHRPAPGEHRPAPGERRPASEAPAGGTREAV comes from the coding sequence ATGACCCTCACCGTCCCCACCCGCAAGCCGCCCACCACCGCCGAGCCCGTCTTCTCGGTGTCCGGCCTGTGGAAGGTCTTCGGCCCGAAGCCCGAGCGCGTCCCCGCCGACCCGGAGCTCAGCGCCCTGGCCCCCGCCGAGCTGCGCTCCCGCACCGGCTGCACGGCCGCCGTCCGGGACGTCTCCTTCGACGTCCGCAAGGGCGAGGTCTTCGTCGTCATGGGCCTGTCCGGCTCCGGCAAGTCCACCCTGGTGCGCTGCCTGACCCGGCTGATCGAGCCGACGGCGGGCACCATCGCCATCGACGGCGAGGACGTCCGCGCGATGGACCGGGCCCGACTGCGCGAACTGCGCCGGCACCGGGCCGCGATGGTCTTCCAGCACTTCGGGCTGCTGCCGCACCGCACGGTCCTCGACAACGTCGCCTACGGCCTGGAGATCCAGGGCGTCGGCCGCTCCGAACGCCGCGAGCGCGCCGCCGAGTTCGTCGCCAAGGTCGGCCTGGCCGGCATGGAGAAGCGCCGCCCCGGCCAGCTGTCCGGCGGCCAGCGCCAGCGGGTGGGCCTGGCCCGGGCCCTGGTGGTGGACCCCGAGGTGCTGCTCTTCGACGAGCCGTTCAGCGCCCTGGACCCCCTCATCCGCCGGGACATGCAGGACGAGGTGGCCCGGCTGCACCGGGAGGAGGGCCGCACGATGGTCTTCATCACCCACGACCTGAGCGAGGCCCTGAAACTCGGCGACCGCATCGCCCTGATGCGCGACGGCCGCGTGGTGCAGCTCGGCACCCCCGAGGAGATCGTCGGCGCCCCGGCCGACGACTACGTCCGCGAGTTCGTCCGGGACGTCCCCCGCGAACAGGTCCTGACCTGCCGTACCGCCATGCGCCCGGCCTGCGCCGAGGACGCCGCGCACGGCCCGGCCCTGCGCCCCGAGGCCACGGTCGCCGAGGCCATCGAGGCGGTGGCCCGGGCGGGCGCCCCGGCCCGGGTGATGGACCAGGGCCGCTGCCTGGGCGTGATCGACCACGACCGGCTGCTGGGCGTCGTGGCGGGCGTCACCCCCGAAGCCCCGGCCGGAACCGCGCCGGCCGCCACGGCGGTGGGCGACGCTCCCGCCCCGGCCGGAACCAGCACGGCACCCGCCATGACGGCCGGCGACGCCCCCACCCCGGCCGCGGGCACTCGTACCGCAGGGAACGCCCCCGCCCCCGCCCCCGCCGCAGAATCCGCGCCCGCCACGCGCGAAACCGCACCCGGCGAACACCGGCCCGCACCGGGCGGACACCGGCCCGCACCGGGCGAACACCGGCCCGCACCCGGCGAGCGCCGCCCGGCGTCCGAGGCCCCGGCCGGCGGCACCCGGGAGGCCGTCTGA
- a CDS encoding GMC family oxidoreductase has translation MSDSTPHVYDYVVIGGGTAGSVIASRLTENPDVTVAVIEGGPSDVGRDDVLTLRRWMGLLGGELDYDYPTVEQPRGNSHIRHSRARVLGGCSSHNTLISFKPLPSDWDEWEAAGAKGWGAVPMEAYFARLKNNIVSVDEKDRNAIARDFVDAARSALGVPRVEGFNRAPFTEGVGFFDLAYHPENNKRSSASVAYLHPVMDERPNLTILLETWAYKLKLDGTRAEGVHVRTKEGEELLIRARQEVVLCAGAVDSPRLLLHSGIGPRADLEALGIPVVHDLPGVGENLLDHPESVIVWETHGPIPENSAMDSDAGLFVRRDPEHAGPDLMFHFYQIPFTDNPERLGYERPEFGVSMTPNIPKPKSRGRLYLTSADPAVKPALDFRYFTDEDDYDARTLVDGIRIAREIARTEPLAGWLKREVCPGPEITGDAELSEYARKAAHTVYHPAGTCKMGAADDELAVVDPELRIRGLDGIRIADASVFPAMPAVNPMIGVLMVGEKAVDLIGGDLR, from the coding sequence ATGTCCGACAGCACCCCCCACGTCTACGACTACGTCGTCATCGGCGGCGGGACGGCAGGCTCCGTCATCGCCTCCCGCCTCACCGAGAACCCGGATGTCACCGTCGCCGTCATCGAGGGCGGCCCGAGCGACGTCGGCCGCGACGACGTCCTCACCCTGCGCCGCTGGATGGGCCTGCTCGGCGGCGAACTCGACTACGACTACCCGACGGTGGAGCAGCCCCGCGGCAACTCCCACATCCGGCACAGCCGCGCCCGCGTCCTCGGCGGCTGCTCCTCGCACAACACCCTCATCTCCTTCAAGCCCCTGCCCTCCGACTGGGACGAGTGGGAGGCCGCCGGCGCCAAGGGGTGGGGCGCCGTCCCCATGGAGGCGTACTTCGCCCGCCTGAAGAACAACATCGTCTCCGTAGACGAGAAGGACCGGAACGCCATCGCCCGCGACTTCGTCGACGCCGCCCGGTCGGCGCTCGGGGTACCCCGCGTCGAGGGCTTCAACCGCGCACCGTTCACCGAGGGCGTCGGCTTCTTCGACCTCGCCTACCACCCCGAGAACAACAAGCGGTCCTCGGCGTCGGTGGCGTACCTCCACCCGGTGATGGACGAGCGGCCCAACCTGACGATCCTGCTGGAGACCTGGGCGTACAAACTCAAGCTGGACGGCACCCGCGCCGAGGGCGTGCACGTGCGCACCAAGGAGGGGGAGGAGCTGCTGATCCGGGCCCGCCAGGAAGTCGTGCTGTGCGCGGGCGCCGTCGACTCCCCGCGCCTGCTGCTGCACTCCGGCATCGGCCCCCGGGCCGACCTCGAAGCGCTCGGCATCCCCGTCGTGCACGACCTGCCGGGCGTCGGCGAGAACCTGCTCGACCACCCCGAGTCGGTCATCGTCTGGGAGACCCACGGCCCGATCCCGGAGAACTCGGCGATGGACTCCGACGCGGGCCTGTTCGTGCGCCGCGACCCGGAGCACGCCGGACCGGACCTGATGTTCCACTTCTACCAGATCCCGTTCACCGACAATCCGGAGCGACTCGGCTACGAGCGGCCGGAGTTCGGGGTCTCGATGACCCCCAACATCCCCAAGCCGAAGAGCCGCGGCCGGCTGTACCTGACCAGCGCCGACCCCGCCGTCAAGCCGGCCCTGGACTTCCGGTACTTCACCGACGAGGACGACTACGACGCCCGGACCCTGGTCGACGGCATCCGCATCGCCCGCGAGATCGCCAGGACCGAGCCGCTGGCCGGCTGGCTCAAGCGCGAGGTGTGCCCCGGCCCGGAGATCACCGGTGACGCCGAGCTGAGCGAGTACGCCCGCAAGGCGGCCCACACCGTCTACCACCCGGCTGGCACCTGCAAGATGGGCGCCGCCGACGACGAACTCGCCGTCGTGGACCCCGAGTTGCGGATCCGAGGGCTCGACGGCATCCGCATCGCCGACGCGTCCGTCTTCCCGGCCATGCCCGCCGTCAACCCGATGATCGGGGTGCTCATGGTCGGGGAGAAGGCCGTCGACCTGATCGGAGGTGACCTGCGATGA
- a CDS encoding aldehyde dehydrogenase family protein, which produces MADRTERQPQATIHADGAWLAAVSGATREILDPADARPFAVVAEGDEQDADRAVAAARRAFDHGPWPGTPVAERAALLRRVADLLVRDREELGLLESRDAGKTVEEGRVDIDCVADAFRYFADLVAAEAPGRVVDAGSPDIHSVVVHEPVGVCALITPWNYPLLQGSWKIAPALAAGNTFVVKPSEITPMTTIALIELLTEAGLPAGVANLVTGPGRTVGARLAEHPDVDLVSFTGGLASGTKVAQAAAPTVKKVALELGGKNPNVVFADACATDEGFDTAVDQALNAAFIHSGQVCSAGARLIVEESVRERFVAELARRAQKIRLGRGTADGVECGPLVSEQQRAKVEAYVASALAEGAVLRCGGKRPEPSPERPATGWFYEPTVLDACHRAMRVVREEVFGPVLTVETFRTEEEAVRLANDTEYGLAGAVWSADTAKARRVASRLRHGTVWINDFHPYLPQAEWGGFGRSGTGRELGPAGLAEYRETKHVYENLAPKPVRWFAG; this is translated from the coding sequence ATGGCGGACAGAACGGAACGACAGCCCCAGGCCACCATCCACGCGGACGGCGCGTGGCTGGCAGCGGTCTCCGGCGCCACCCGGGAGATCCTCGACCCCGCGGACGCCCGGCCGTTCGCCGTGGTCGCCGAGGGTGACGAGCAGGACGCCGACCGCGCGGTGGCCGCCGCCCGCCGGGCCTTCGACCACGGCCCCTGGCCCGGCACCCCGGTCGCCGAACGCGCCGCGCTGCTGCGCCGCGTCGCCGACCTCCTCGTGCGCGACCGCGAGGAACTCGGCCTGCTGGAGAGCCGGGACGCGGGCAAGACCGTCGAGGAGGGCCGCGTCGACATCGACTGTGTCGCCGACGCCTTCCGGTACTTCGCCGACCTGGTCGCCGCCGAGGCCCCCGGCCGGGTGGTCGACGCGGGCTCGCCCGACATCCACAGCGTGGTCGTGCACGAACCGGTCGGCGTCTGCGCGCTGATCACCCCCTGGAACTACCCGCTGCTCCAGGGCAGTTGGAAGATCGCCCCGGCGCTCGCGGCCGGCAACACCTTCGTGGTCAAGCCCAGCGAGATCACCCCGATGACCACCATCGCGCTGATCGAGCTGCTCACCGAGGCCGGTCTGCCCGCCGGGGTGGCCAACCTCGTCACCGGCCCCGGACGCACCGTCGGCGCCCGGCTGGCCGAGCACCCCGATGTCGACCTGGTCTCCTTCACCGGCGGCCTGGCCAGCGGGACCAAGGTCGCCCAGGCCGCCGCCCCCACCGTCAAGAAGGTCGCCCTCGAACTCGGCGGCAAGAACCCCAACGTGGTCTTCGCCGACGCCTGCGCCACCGACGAGGGCTTCGACACCGCCGTGGACCAGGCCCTCAACGCGGCCTTCATCCACAGCGGCCAGGTCTGCTCGGCCGGCGCCCGGCTCATCGTCGAGGAGTCCGTCCGCGAGCGCTTCGTCGCCGAACTCGCCCGCCGCGCGCAGAAGATCCGGCTCGGCCGCGGCACGGCGGACGGTGTCGAGTGCGGTCCGCTCGTCTCCGAGCAGCAGCGCGCCAAGGTCGAGGCGTACGTCGCCTCCGCCCTTGCGGAGGGCGCCGTCCTGCGCTGCGGCGGCAAGCGGCCCGAACCGTCACCCGAGCGCCCCGCGACCGGCTGGTTCTACGAGCCCACCGTCCTCGACGCCTGCCACCGCGCGATGCGCGTCGTCCGCGAGGAGGTCTTCGGCCCGGTCCTCACCGTCGAGACCTTCCGCACCGAGGAGGAGGCCGTCCGCCTCGCCAACGACACCGAGTACGGCCTGGCCGGCGCGGTCTGGAGCGCGGACACCGCGAAGGCCCGCCGGGTGGCGTCCCGGCTGCGGCACGGCACCGTCTGGATCAACGACTTCCACCCCTATCTGCCGCAGGCGGAGTGGGGCGGCTTCGGCAGGAGCGGCACCGGCCGCGAGCTGGGCCCCGCCGGGCTCGCCGAGTACCGCGAGACCAAGCACGTCTACGAGAACCTCGCGCCGAAGCCGGTGCGCTGGTTCGCCGGCTGA
- a CDS encoding LysR family transcriptional regulator, whose protein sequence is MTQSTDLDLNLLVALDVLLEEESVRGAARRLHLSEPAMSRTLGRIRKALGDPVLVRAGRRMVPTPRALAVRAEVGAVVERARALFAPGRDTDLRTVTRTFTVLGHDMIAATHGAVLLARAAREAPGIRLRFLSESHTDAPYLRQGIADLEAGVIDSAAPEVHVETVHEDRMLGAVRAGHPLLEGEVTPERFAGTAGHLVVSRRGRQRGPVDDALAGLGLQRRVVGSVGSYPASLFVLRDTDLIGLIPEWGRPLADALGLVAFEIPLPLPTMTVGFAWHPRHDADPAHAWLRGCVRELLTSGPAGG, encoded by the coding sequence ATGACGCAATCCACCGACCTGGACCTGAACCTGCTGGTCGCGCTGGACGTGCTGCTGGAGGAGGAGAGCGTGCGGGGCGCCGCCCGTCGGCTGCACCTGTCCGAACCGGCCATGAGCCGCACCCTCGGCCGCATCCGCAAGGCGCTCGGCGACCCGGTGCTGGTCCGCGCCGGCCGCCGGATGGTGCCGACACCGCGCGCGCTCGCGGTACGCGCCGAGGTCGGCGCGGTGGTCGAGCGGGCCCGCGCCCTGTTCGCGCCGGGCCGGGACACCGACCTGCGCACGGTGACCCGCACCTTCACCGTCCTCGGCCACGACATGATCGCCGCCACCCACGGCGCCGTCCTCCTCGCCCGCGCCGCCCGCGAGGCCCCCGGCATCCGCCTGCGCTTTCTGAGCGAGAGCCACACGGACGCCCCGTACCTGCGGCAGGGCATCGCCGACCTGGAGGCCGGGGTGATCGACTCGGCCGCGCCCGAGGTGCATGTGGAGACCGTGCACGAGGACCGCATGCTCGGCGCCGTACGGGCCGGACACCCGCTGCTGGAGGGCGAGGTGACGCCCGAGCGGTTCGCCGGGACGGCGGGACATCTCGTCGTCTCCCGGCGCGGCAGACAGCGCGGCCCGGTCGACGACGCCCTGGCCGGACTCGGCCTCCAGCGCAGGGTGGTGGGCAGCGTCGGCAGCTACCCGGCCTCCCTGTTCGTGCTGCGCGACACCGACCTCATCGGGCTGATCCCCGAGTGGGGCCGCCCGCTGGCCGACGCCCTCGGACTGGTCGCCTTCGAGATCCCGCTGCCGCTGCCCACGATGACGGTGGGGTTCGCCTGGCACCCGCGCCACGACGCCGACCCGGCCCACGCCTGGCTGCGCGGCTGCGTACGGGAACTGCTGACGTCGGGGCCGGCGGGCGGGTAG
- a CDS encoding MFS transporter, translating to MPAHALTRPVLLTLCACVLVAQSMVAAVNLLIPQLSSSGLHPSHTEVLWTVDAYVIVFAGLLVPAGALGDRHGRKGALLAGLALFAAGAATSALAPGPALLIAGRGLSGAGAALITPATMSILVHLAGPERRARAMASWTLAIGLGGMAGNLGGGLAGQYLSWRALFAAMVPLAAVLAAAVAVTTPRTARSAQGSPDPAGTLLLTAGLVAVLFGIIEGPGHGWTSARILAAFTAGALLLAAFTGHALRSRAPLFDPRVFRSAGLRATTLGLATGFFGLFALFFVNSQYLQQVKGYGPAVTGVAIVPLIVGMALVPRFAARWSARPRPVVGTGLALIGLGLLAASTADAHTPYPLYACWLLVISAGTGLAMPALTLGVVVSLPAHQAGLGSGLGTSAREIGAALGVAVAGTALAGHADFASGMGPALRVVGLTVLAVTALVVIGHRSSGRPARTAVAAPATREPVV from the coding sequence GTGCCCGCGCACGCCCTGACCCGCCCCGTCCTGCTCACCCTGTGCGCCTGTGTCCTGGTCGCGCAGAGCATGGTCGCGGCCGTCAACCTGCTGATACCGCAACTGAGTTCGTCCGGCCTGCACCCCTCGCACACCGAGGTCCTGTGGACGGTCGACGCCTACGTCATCGTCTTCGCGGGCCTGCTCGTCCCGGCCGGCGCGCTCGGTGACCGCCACGGCCGCAAGGGCGCGCTGCTCGCGGGCCTCGCCCTGTTCGCCGCGGGCGCCGCGACCAGCGCGCTGGCGCCCGGCCCGGCCCTGCTGATCGCGGGCCGGGGCCTGTCCGGGGCCGGGGCCGCGCTGATCACCCCGGCGACGATGTCGATCCTGGTGCACCTGGCCGGGCCGGAGCGCCGCGCCCGGGCGATGGCGTCCTGGACGCTGGCCATCGGGCTGGGTGGCATGGCGGGCAACCTGGGCGGCGGGCTGGCCGGCCAGTACCTGTCCTGGCGGGCGCTGTTCGCCGCGATGGTGCCGCTGGCGGCCGTGCTCGCCGCCGCGGTGGCGGTGACCACCCCGCGCACCGCCCGCTCGGCGCAGGGCAGCCCGGACCCGGCCGGCACCCTGCTGCTCACCGCGGGTCTGGTCGCGGTGCTGTTCGGCATCATCGAGGGGCCCGGCCACGGCTGGACCTCGGCGCGCATCCTGGCCGCGTTCACGGCGGGCGCCCTGCTGCTGGCCGCGTTCACCGGGCACGCCCTGCGCTCGCGCGCCCCGCTGTTCGACCCTCGGGTGTTCCGCTCCGCCGGACTGCGGGCGACCACGCTGGGCCTGGCCACGGGTTTCTTCGGCCTGTTCGCGCTGTTCTTCGTCAACTCGCAGTACCTGCAACAGGTCAAGGGCTACGGCCCGGCCGTGACCGGGGTCGCGATCGTGCCGCTGATCGTCGGCATGGCCCTGGTCCCGAGGTTCGCGGCCCGCTGGTCGGCGCGTCCGCGTCCGGTGGTCGGCACAGGGCTGGCGCTGATCGGCCTCGGCCTGCTGGCCGCGTCCACGGCGGACGCCCACACCCCCTACCCGCTGTACGCCTGCTGGCTGCTGGTCATCTCGGCGGGCACGGGTCTGGCCATGCCGGCGCTCACCCTGGGCGTGGTGGTGTCCCTGCCCGCGCACCAGGCGGGCCTCGGCTCCGGTCTCGGCACCTCGGCCCGCGAGATCGGCGCCGCCCTCGGCGTCGCCGTCGCCGGTACCGCGCTGGCGGGCCACGCCGACTTCGCGAGCGGCATGGGCCCGGCGCTGCGGGTGGTGGGGCTGACGGTCCTGGCGGTCACGGCCCTGGTCGTCATCGGCCACCGCTCCTCCGGCCGACCGGCCCGCACGGCCGTGGCGGCCCCCGCGACTCGGGAGCCGGTGGTCTGA
- a CDS encoding serine hydrolase domain-containing protein, producing the protein MRRIPTCVLTDAAPPRASGGHAVDRFVQIGSLTKALTGTLLARLAKAGVAAPGDPVERWLSAPPGTGITLLHLARHTSGLPRLPPGLGRRDPYAAFGHAELERLVRGLDTLAVRPPGDEEYSNLGYAVLGAALAAAGGAAYEELLEEYVLRPAGVTEVTVRPAPERRLTAPGLLPGTRRRPWTMDGAILPAGGLWATPRAVAALVVALLVERRLGEPGPGWQSAGPLSWHNGATRDASVFAGAMADGRWAVVHRLNGRPDDTDRAGIALLRRA; encoded by the coding sequence GTGCGCCGTATCCCGACCTGTGTGCTGACCGACGCGGCCCCGCCCCGGGCGAGCGGCGGACACGCGGTGGACCGCTTCGTACAGATAGGTTCCCTCACCAAGGCGCTGACCGGCACCCTGCTGGCCCGGCTGGCAAAGGCGGGCGTGGCCGCACCCGGCGACCCGGTCGAGCGGTGGCTTTCGGCCCCGCCCGGCACCGGCATCACCCTGCTGCACCTGGCCCGGCACACCTCGGGACTGCCCCGGCTGCCGCCCGGCCTCGGCCGCCGGGACCCGTACGCGGCCTTCGGCCACGCGGAGCTGGAGCGGCTGGTGCGCGGCCTGGACACCCTCGCCGTGCGCCCGCCGGGGGACGAGGAGTACTCCAACCTCGGGTACGCCGTCCTCGGTGCCGCCCTGGCCGCCGCGGGCGGGGCGGCCTACGAGGAACTGCTGGAGGAGTACGTCCTGCGGCCGGCGGGCGTCACCGAGGTGACCGTCCGCCCGGCCCCCGAGCGGCGGCTGACGGCACCCGGCCTGCTGCCGGGGACGCGGCGCAGGCCCTGGACGATGGACGGGGCGATCCTCCCGGCGGGCGGCCTGTGGGCGACACCGCGCGCGGTGGCCGCGCTCGTCGTGGCCCTGCTGGTGGAACGGCGGCTGGGCGAGCCGGGCCCGGGGTGGCAGTCGGCGGGGCCGCTGTCCTGGCACAACGGCGCGACCCGGGACGCGTCCGTGTTCGCCGGGGCGATGGCGGACGGGCGGTGGGCCGTGGTGCACCGGCTGAACGGGCGGCCGGACGACACCGACCGGGCCGGGATCGCGCTGCTGAGGCGGGCGTAG